TATTGTTCTTGCCCCGCTGCTCACAAAGGGCGGCAGCAATGATTTTCACCGAAGCCCCGTCAACCAGAAGCTTTTTAAACAAGCCATCCTCGTGCTTTTCTATGAACAAGGTGCTTGTCGCTGTGCTGATTGCCGGTGGAGTTCTGCTGGTGTTTGCTTTCTTGGCTGCAGGCATCCTCACCTTGATTGCAGGCGGTTCCTCATTGGGAGGAGGGAATGTTGCATTGATTACGATCAGCGGAACTATTGTCACTGAAGACTCCTTTGACATCTTTCCGAGCGAAATGGCTGTATCTGAGGAAATAGTTGAATTCATTGACAAGGCGGAAAAGGATCCCTTAATCCGCGCAATCCTTTTTGAGATTAACTCTCCGGGAGGTTCAGCAGTTGCATCTCAGGAGATAGGGAATGCTATTAAGAAATCAAAGAAGCTTACTGTTGCAGTCATTCGTGACGTTGGAGCTTCAGGAGGCTACTGGGTCGCATCTGCAACAGACCATATCATTGCCAATCCAATGTCTATTACAGGCTCTATTGGAGTGATTTCCTCTTATCTTGACTTTTCTGGATTTTTGACAGAGCATAATGTGACCTACCAGCGGCTTGTTTCAGGACCCTATAAGGATATCGGAAGCCCGCTGAGAAAGCTGAGCCCTGAGGAGGTTCGTCTCCTGCAGAGAAAGCTTGATATGATCCATGGCTATTTCGTGGATG
This Candidatus Nanoarchaeia archaeon DNA region includes the following protein-coding sequences:
- the sppA gene encoding signal peptide peptidase SppA, with amino-acid sequence MNKVLVAVLIAGGVLLVFAFLAAGILTLIAGGSSLGGGNVALITISGTIVTEDSFDIFPSEMAVSEEIVEFIDKAEKDPLIRAILFEINSPGGSAVASQEIGNAIKKSKKLTVAVIRDVGASGGYWVASATDHIIANPMSITGSIGVISSYLDFSGFLTEHNVTYQRLVSGPYKDIGSPLRKLSPEEVRLLQRKLDMIHGYFVDEVAKNRNLPKDSVETLATGIFYLGSEAKELGLVDEL